GTTCATCTTCTTCGACGAGGCCGCACAGGCCGTCGTACCGCTGCCCCTGATGGCGCTCAACACCGTCGGGCCGACCCTCATGCAGTTCGGCACCGACGAGCAGAAGGCGTACTTCCTGCCGAAGATCCTCGCGGGGGAGATCGACTTCGCCATCGGCTACAGCGAGCCCGACGCCGGCACCGACCTCGCGGCGCTCAAGTGCAAGGCCGTCCGCGAGGGCGACGAGGAGAGCGGCACGTACGTAGTCAACGGCCAGAAGATCTGGACCACCAACGGCGACACCGCCGACTGGGTCTGGCTCGCCGTGCGCACCGACCCGGACGCACCCGCGCACAAGGGCATCACCATGCTCCTCGTGCCGACCTCGGACCCCGGCTACTCCTGCACCCTCATCAACACCCTCGCCTCGCACGACACCACCGCCAGCTACTACGAGAACATCCGCGTCCCCGCGAGCCGCCGGGTCGGCGCGGAGAACAAGGGCTGGCGCCTGATCACCAACCAGCTCAACCACGAGCGCGTGACCCTGGCCGCGCACGGCACCATGGCCATCCGGGCCCTCCATGACGTCCAGCGCTGGGCCGCCGCGACCAAACTCGCCGACGGCCGCCGGGTCATCGACCTCGGCTGGGTGCGCGGCCGCCTCGCACGCACCCACGCCCGGCTCGACGCGATGAAGCTGCTCAACTGGCAGATGGTGAACGCCGTCCAGGCCGGCACCCTCACGCCCCAGGACGCCTCCGCGGTCAAGGTGTACGGCTCCGAGGCCCGCCGGGACGCATACGCCTGGCTCATGGAGATCGCCGGCGCGGCCGGCTCCCTCAAGGACGGCTCCGCGGGCGCGGTCCTGCACGGCGAACTCGAACGCGGCTACCGCAGCGCCGTCATCTTCACCTTCGGCGGCGGCAACAACGAGATCCAGCGGGAGATCATCTCCTGGATCGGCCTGGGCATGCCCCGGGTCCGCCGCTGAGCCCGCCTGTGACGAGGCCTTTCGACCGGCACAAAAGAGGGATGGTCGCCGCCGTGAACCGCGCACGCACTTTCAGCGCGTCGGTGGGGGTGATCAGTGCCGGCTGTTCAAGAAGCCGATGGCGACGGCGCCCCACCAGGCAGCTTGTGATACGGATGCCGTCACGGCACCGCGGATCACCAGCGCGCGGCTGACGGGGCCACCGTCGACGGCGGCCAGCCGGTGGCGCAGGGCGGACGCCTGGACACCGTTGAGTGAGAGCACCAGGACGAGGCCGAGTTTGACGCAGGTCAGCGGTGAACTGAGATCGGGGTCGAGGAAGGCGCCGGCCCCACACCAGTCGGGGAGCTGGAGAAGTTCTGCTTCCCGTCCAGGTCTTCGTTGGGTCACGGTGGCGTCGGCGGCGGACATTGCTGCTCCGGGGATCTTCTGCGGGGTGTGCCCACGCCCGCGAGGCGGGAGCGAAGGCAAGGGGTGGCCTAAGCGTCAAAAGTCGTCAAGGTGACCGTCCGCACAGTGGCACGGCCCCGTGCGGCCATGGCTCGCGGACCTCGCTCCGGTGCACATGAGCTCTTGTCAGGGAGGGGTGAGAGCGCCCCACAGGAACAGCGGCACCAGATCCTCGGTCGGCAGTGTGCCCGCGGGACCGGAGAGAGGGTCGGTCAAGACCATCGACTGAAACACCCTGGCGAGGCGCTCCGGGGGCATCCTCAGAAGATCACGTTCCGGTTCGAAGAGAGCCGTCAGTGCGTCTCGGAGCGATGCGAGTTCCCCCTCGTGTCGCGCGTGCCAGTCGGGGGTGCCCGTCGGCCTGTCAGGGCGCCAGGGCCGGCTTTGGGGAGCGGCATCGGCGAGTAGAGACAAGCGTGTCGTGTAACTGCGGAGAACCGCTGCGGCCGATGCCAGCCGGGCTTCGAGCGGCTGGTTCAGGGAAATCGCGGCGACGGCGGCGACTGCGTCACCGGGCCTGAGGAACTCGGTGGCGCAGGCCTCGAGCAGGGCGGCCTTGTCGGGGAACGCGTTGAAGACTGCCGCTGCCGGGACTCCTGCTGCTCGGGCGATCATCGACACCGTCACTGAGGTGCCGTGCCTGACGACAAGTGGCAGCGCTGCGGCAACGATCTGCGCGTGCGTGGGGTGCTTGGTCATCTGCCGTCCGGAGGGGTCAGGGGCCGGTGCGGTTCGGCCGACATGCGGAGGTGGTGGGTTCCGGGGGGCACCGCCGTTTGTCGGGGATGTTGCGCAGTCACGGCTGAGTGGTGTCGGCGCGGGGCTGCGAGGGGTCGTCGGTGCTTCGACCGGGTCAGCGCTGTTGCTGCGGTCAGCCAGGTGAGGGCGTAGAGCCAGCCGCCGAGGACGTCGGTGGGCCAGTGGACTCCCAGGTAGATGCGGCTGAGACCCACGGTGACGGCCCACCCGGCCAGGAGGGCGGAGGCGCTCCGGTGCACGGCCGGCCCGATCTTCCGGGACAGGGCGCAGGCGAGGAGTCCTGCCGCGAGGGCGGAGGTGGTGGTGTGGCCGGAAGGGAAGGCGAAGCCGGTGGCGTGGGTGGCCCAGTCGGTGCCGGGAGGTCGTGGGCGGGCGGTGGCGTGCATCACGGAGTAGCGCACGGCCTGCGCGGTCACGAGGAAACCCAGGGCGCCTGCTGCGGCGAGGAGACGGCTTCGGGCGTCGTGTCCGGCGATCCATCCGGCTCCTGCGGCACAGAGGTACGGGAAGGGCCCGGTGCCCGTCGAGGTGACGATGCGGAACAGGGTGGCGACGGCCGGGCGGCGGTGATCCACTGCCCACTGGTGCACGTCCTGATCCAGGGTGTACGGAGCGCCGTGGCGGGCCGTGATCAGCCCCGTGAGCAGAAGGAACAAGGCGGCGAACAGGGCAGCGCCCAGCCAGGCCGTACGGCGCGCGAGTGGTGAGGTGCGGTTCATTTCGGGTCACCGGTGGGCGTGGCGGTCTGGTGTCCCTGCGGCGGGCGAGGAGCGGCATGACGTGCCGAGTGCGCCGGATGCGGACAAGACGGATCCGGCGTCACGCACGTTCACGGCCTGTTGCACTGCCGGACGGTCGGATTGGGCCACGGTGAGCGGCTCCCCTGTGCTGATGGGGCCCGGATCGGCACACCATGGGCGACTACAGTCGTGTAGACGGCCGGTGTCACTGTAGACGACCGTCCGATGCTCCCGGCCATCCGGCGGGGGAGCCCGCACAGGCCCGCGAAGGCCGGCCTGCGCCGCCTGTTCCCGGTGTTGCGCGCGGGTATGGCTCGACCGGGTCCGATCCACGCCTCCGTACAGTTAGATAAGGCAAACCTATTGAGCGATGACCGGGCGCATCGGCCCGGGGCGGCAGCAGGGCGGTAGTGAGATGGAGGAAGGTGGGGACGCAAGGCGTCCGCACGGTGAACTCGTCGCGGATGTGCTGGCGGTGCTGTGGGCGGCCGAGGAGCCGTTGACGCCGCAGCAGATCAACGCCGCGCTCGGCCGGGACCTGGCGAGGACGACGGTGACGACGATCCTGACCCGCCTCTACGAGAAGGGGACGGTCGTGCGCACCCGCGAGGGCAGGGGCTTCGCCTATGCCGCGGCGGACGACGCCGCCGGGCTGGCGGCCGGGCGCATGCGCCGCGAGCTGGAGCGGGAGCCGCAGCGCGACCTGGTGTTGAAGCGGTTCGTGTCCTCGCTGTCCGGAGACGACGAGCAAGCGCTGAGGCGCCTGCTCCTGGAGTCCGGGGAAGGCGAATGACCCTGGTCCTGGCCCTGGTCATGGTGACTCTGGTGCTTCCGTGGGGTGCGGTGCCGGCGACCCGCAGGCTGGCTGAGCTCCTGCCGCCGAGGGAGGCGTGCACTGCGCTGACCGGAGCCGCACTTTTGCTGGCCGGCGGCACCGTGACAGCGCTCATCGGCCTGTTCCATGTGCCGTTCCTCGCCTCCCTGGAGCAGATTCCGCTGTCGCAGGCGGCTGCCGAGTGGCCGGCCACCGTGCCGGTGGCCGCGGTGGCCGGTGCGGTGCTGGCCTTCCAGGCGGTGCTGCTGGTCCGCCGCTGGTACGAGCGCCGCTCACTGCTCGCCCGCGCCTGGGCGTCCACCGGCGACGCGGTGTCCGATGGTGATCTTCTGGTCGTACCGGATTCCGAGCCGCAGGCGTTCGCGCTGCCGGGGTGGCGCAAGCGCGGCGGCCGGGTCGTGGTGACGACGGGCATGCTCCGGACCCTGGGGCCGACGGAGCGCGAGGTGCTGTTCGGCCATGAGCGGGCCCATCTGACGGGCCGCCACCATCTGTGGGCCGTCACCGCCTGCCTGGCCGCTGCGGTGCACCCCGCGCTGCGGCCCCTGCGCCCGGCGCTGGACTTCCACCTGGAGCGGTGGGCGGACGAGTCGGCGGCCTCGTCGGTGGGTGACCGGCGGCTGGCGGCGACCGCGATCGCACGCGCGGCGCTGGCCGCCGCGTCCGCCGAGAAGGCGGGCGGAGGCCGTGGTCCCTTGCTGTCGGTGAGTACAGGGCCGGTCCCCCAGCGGGTCGAAGCGCTATTGCAGCCGGTCCCGGTCCGGCCGCAGGCGCGCAGGACGCAGGCTGCCGTGGCCGGACTGGTGACGGCGGTGACGGTCTCCGCCCTGCCGGGTCTGGTTCTGGCGTACGGACTGCACGAGTACGTGGAGTTTGCCGCCCGGGGCCTTCTGGGTGACCGAGCCGTCGAGTGACGACGTCGATGTAGACCAATCGGCCGGGTGTAAGTACGCTGAGCCTGCGTTTGCTTCACCTGTCCCTCCAGGCCCGACCTCCTCCGTGCCCGGCGCTCGGCGCGCCGTGGGCGACGTTGTCCCCGTGTCCTGGGTCGGAGGTGACATCCCCCTCCCCAGCGATTGGATGCGACGTGTACGACAGGGGGAGCGGGTCGTCGAGTCCCTCAGAACAGACCGTGCACCTCTTGGCGGCGGCGGGCAGGGCCGTGGACGCGTTGATGGCCGAGCGTTTGAGTGCGGGCGGGTTGAGCCCCGTGCACCAGTCGGTTCTCAGGACGCTGGCCGAATGGGGGCCGCACGCCCGGCGCGATCTCGCCGCGCAGATGGACGTGCCGCCGGCAGACGTTTCGCGGGTGATCGGTGATCTCCTGGCGCAGGGTCTGGTGCAGGACATGGTCGTCAACATCGGCGGGCGCCACGAGGTGGTGACGCTCACCCCGACCGGTACGGCGGCACTGACGACGATGCAGGATGACATGCAGTCGGTGCAGGACGTCCTGCTGGCGTCCCTCACGAAGGGTGAGCGCACCCAGCTGCACTACCTGCTCCGGCGGGTGTGCGCGACGGCCGCCCGTGTCGGCGCGGTTCGCTCGGCTTCGTCCTAGGTCGCGGCTACCTGGCGCTCGGCCGACGCGGCAGCGTCCGTCTCGCCGAGGGTGAGGACTTCTTCGGCATGGCGCAGCACAAGGGGGAGCTCGTGACTGACGAGGACGACGGCCAGGCCCCGGCTCGTAGGTAGGTCGCGTAGCGGCGCCATGACGTCGCAGGCGCGTCGATCGCGGTCAATGCGGGCCCGAACCGGATCCTCGTCCACGGCACGTTCGGTCTGCGACGACTCGGCCTCACCGGCGGTGCGCGGCTGGCGATATGGGCGGGGAGCGCACCCACGCCATGACAGCCAGGCGCAATTGAGCCTGCATCAGGCATGGATCCCGGCCATTTTTCGCCGCGCAGTCAGCCACACCGCCGAAGTACGAGGCGGCCAAACGCAGTTGAAGATCCGTCAACATCCCTAGGAGACAGTTCACTTGGCGATCCTGCGCGACAGGACACGCGGCTTCACCCGGCACAAATACTCGAACACCTGTCCGCTTGCGCCGCTATGCTTCAGCATCGGCCGACCGCGGTAGCTACTCAAATCCGCGCGATTGCCCGAACGCGGGCTCGGGGGAAGGCCGGTACGTGAGGGCTGCCTGCACTACGCGATGAGAAGCGTCGCGGTAGCACCGGTCTGCATCCTTGCGCAGGACAACTGACCGCCAGGGGTCATCGCGACCGGTTCGAGCTCGCCACTTCCCCGCACGTATCGAAGCGTCAAAGGAGCGGATTGCCGCCATGGCTGACCAAATGGTTCTTGCAGCCCAGAAATGGGTCAACGCGACGTACAAGGGTGTCGCCGGTTACAACCCCGTGACGGAGGACGGGAAGACCGGATGGAACACCATGTACTCCCTGACCCGGGCGTTGCAGCGCGAACTCGGGATCGCGACACTCTCCAACGCATTCGGTCCCACCACGTTGTCGACGTTGGCAGCCAGGGGGCCCATCAAGGTCGGTGAGTCGAACAAGAACATAGTCAAGATCATCCAGTGCGGCCTTTATTGCAAGGGCTACAGCGCCGGTGCCATCGATGGGGAGATGTCGAACCCCACTTTGTTCGGCTTCAAGACGATGATGGAAGACATGGGCCTTCCGGCGGAAAAGGTCACCAATGCCCTGCC
Above is a genomic segment from Streptomyces sp. NBC_01233 containing:
- a CDS encoding acyl-CoA dehydrogenase family protein — translated: MHLEYTPEQQQLRTELRAYFAELVPDDVYARYEDPAAQKRYYRETIRRLGADGWLGVGWPKEYGGRGMSPMDQFIFFDEAAQAVVPLPLMALNTVGPTLMQFGTDEQKAYFLPKILAGEIDFAIGYSEPDAGTDLAALKCKAVREGDEESGTYVVNGQKIWTTNGDTADWVWLAVRTDPDAPAHKGITMLLVPTSDPGYSCTLINTLASHDTTASYYENIRVPASRRVGAENKGWRLITNQLNHERVTLAAHGTMAIRALHDVQRWAAATKLADGRRVIDLGWVRGRLARTHARLDAMKLLNWQMVNAVQAGTLTPQDASAVKVYGSEARRDAYAWLMEIAGAAGSLKDGSAGAVLHGELERGYRSAVIFTFGGGNNEIQREIISWIGLGMPRVRR
- a CDS encoding TetR/AcrR family transcriptional regulator, giving the protein MTKHPTHAQIVAAALPLVVRHGTSVTVSMIARAAGVPAAAVFNAFPDKAALLEACATEFLRPGDAVAAVAAISLNQPLEARLASAAAVLRSYTTRLSLLADAAPQSRPWRPDRPTGTPDWHARHEGELASLRDALTALFEPERDLLRMPPERLARVFQSMVLTDPLSGPAGTLPTEDLVPLFLWGALTPP
- a CDS encoding phosphatase PAP2 family protein → MNRTSPLARRTAWLGAALFAALFLLLTGLITARHGAPYTLDQDVHQWAVDHRRPAVATLFRIVTSTGTGPFPYLCAAGAGWIAGHDARSRLLAAAGALGFLVTAQAVRYSVMHATARPRPPGTDWATHATGFAFPSGHTTTSALAAGLLACALSRKIGPAVHRSASALLAGWAVTVGLSRIYLGVHWPTDVLGGWLYALTWLTAATALTRSKHRRPLAAPRRHHSAVTAQHPRQTAVPPGTHHLRMSAEPHRPLTPPDGR
- a CDS encoding BlaI/MecI/CopY family transcriptional regulator; translation: MEEGGDARRPHGELVADVLAVLWAAEEPLTPQQINAALGRDLARTTVTTILTRLYEKGTVVRTREGRGFAYAAADDAAGLAAGRMRRELEREPQRDLVLKRFVSSLSGDDEQALRRLLLESGEGE
- a CDS encoding M56 family metallopeptidase; its protein translation is MTLVLALVMVTLVLPWGAVPATRRLAELLPPREACTALTGAALLLAGGTVTALIGLFHVPFLASLEQIPLSQAAAEWPATVPVAAVAGAVLAFQAVLLVRRWYERRSLLARAWASTGDAVSDGDLLVVPDSEPQAFALPGWRKRGGRVVVTTGMLRTLGPTEREVLFGHERAHLTGRHHLWAVTACLAAAVHPALRPLRPALDFHLERWADESAASSVGDRRLAATAIARAALAAASAEKAGGGRGPLLSVSTGPVPQRVEALLQPVPVRPQARRTQAAVAGLVTAVTVSALPGLVLAYGLHEYVEFAARGLLGDRAVE
- a CDS encoding MarR family winged helix-turn-helix transcriptional regulator, with the translated sequence MAERLSAGGLSPVHQSVLRTLAEWGPHARRDLAAQMDVPPADVSRVIGDLLAQGLVQDMVVNIGGRHEVVTLTPTGTAALTTMQDDMQSVQDVLLASLTKGERTQLHYLLRRVCATAARVGAVRSASS